The Coriobacteriia bacterium DNA window TATCACCGGGATATGGCGACACAGCACACCTACGCTGACTTCGGCCCCAGCTGCATCGCCGCTGGCTGCCACGTGTCCGGCTCACTGCCCGCCGAGCACACGCGCTTCTTGTCGCGCTACCCCGCCTACAGCGACACGTGCGCGCTGTGCCACCTGAACACCGACCCCGCTCGCATCGATTGGGACACGGCGAGCGCGGACTGCTCGACGTGTCACGAGGTCCACGGCGACATCGGTGTCATCCATCAGGCGCCGAACAGCGCGACCTGCACCGCATGTCACGAGACGCCTGACGTACGCACGATCCACGCGGGCTCACCGCTCGGCGAGTGCGCCGTCTGTCACAACAACCCGTCGCGTGTGCCGACACTGCCCGCGACCGTCGACTGCGCGTACTGTCACGACAAGGCCCCGGTCGACACGAAGCACTACCCGGCAGCGCCGCACCTTGCCAGTGAGTCAGGATGCGCAAACTGTCACCTGCTCGACATGAAGGCTGAGCACGTCAAGCCGACGGTCAACGTGACCTGCGTCCAGTGTCACGAGACCGAGGTCGACGCGTTCACGCAGCCGTGGGATAAGCGTTGCATGACCTGTCACTCGACGCGACACGGCGACAAGGCATCCAAGCATGTATCAACGAATACGGCGTGCTCGGGCTCGGGTTGCCACAGCATCACCGACGCTTCGGACATCCACAAGGGCGTGCAAGGCGGCGGGTGTTCGGTGTGCCACAAGTCGGCGACCAGTTTGGCGACGACCACGGACTGCACCGCTGCGGGCTGCCACCAGGGCGCCACGGGTGATCACCACGCAAGCCATGACGGCCAAGCCGCGAACGGTGTCGGGTGCGAGGGCTGCCACTTCCGCTACCTCGATGATGAGCACGAGTCGCTTGGCTACACCTGCGCGACGTGTCACTCCTCCACGAACACCGTGGTGAAGAACGCGATCACGGCTAACGACCGCCGTTGCCTCACCTGCCACCCCGATTCGGCCCACAACCAGCGTCAGGCAGCGGAGTTCGCGCCTGGCAACGCGTCTATGCACCGCGTCCGCTCGGACCTGCCCGGAATGCGATCCAGCTTCGTCGTCAACGGCTCCACGTACACGTGGTCGCTGCCGAGCGCGTCATCGTTCCTGAAGTCCGGGTATGCGGTCAACTCGATCGTCACCTGCGACTCATGCCACACGTACAGCGGCACCACCGGTCCGCACGGTGCGACGATGAAGGTCAACGTCGACCCGGCGTACCCCAACCCGTACAAGGTGGTGGACGGTAGCGAGTCGTTCACCGCCCAGCTCTCGGCGAACTCCCCGACGGGCATGAGCATGTCGAAGAGTGGCTCGTCAGCCGCCAAGATCATTTGCGAGAAGTGCCACGACCTGAATGGGAGCGGCTCCAACTTCAGTAACAATGCTCACGCTGAGCACGACGATCGTGGCCGCGAGGGTTCGTTCTGCAACCAGTGCCACGTGGCCATCCCGCACGGATGGGGCAGGCCGCGTCTGCTCGGCTACACGACGGATCCCGCAGCGTATCGCACGTGGGTGGGTACCTCCGGGGCCAAGGACGGCGGGCTCGCACGGATCACTCTCAAGAGCTACACCCCGAACAACTGGCAGAAGTCCGACTGCGGTGCAGGCTGCTCGAGTTCGAGGCACCCGTTCTCGGGGACCACATGGCCCAACCAGATGGCCGCTCCTGCCGACCCCAACATGGGTGGCGTGTCGGGTAAGGTGACGGATCAAGCAGGCGCGTCCGTATCGGCCGCTACGGTGACCATCGGCGGCACGACGGCGACGACGGGCACCGACGGCATGTTCTCGGTCGCGAACCTGGCCGCTGGCACACACTCGGTCACGGTTGCGAAGAGCGGGTACACGACGTGGACCGGCAGCGTGTCGGTGACATCCGGAGCGAACACCACCCTGAACGTCCAGCTCCAGACGGCGAACGTGGCCACCAACTGGGCGCTCACGGGCACGGCGACCGCGTCGAGCTCGTACAGCTCGGGGACCGGTCCGTCTCGGGCGATCGATGGCAGCACGTCCAGCTACTGGCGGTCGCAGGACGGCAACAGCGCTTGGTTGCGCGTCGATCTGGGCTCCTCACGCAGCGTGAGCAAGGTCGTCATCAACTGGGACGACTCTCGTTATGCGAAGGACTATCGCGTCGAGACTTCGCCTGACGGTACCAACTGGACCACGCGATTCTCGACCACCAGCGCTTCCAGCGGAACGAAGACCCATACGTTCAGTGCAGTTGAGGTCCGCTACGTGCGTCTCACGTGCACGAGTGCCAACGACAGTCACTACCGTGTCATAGAGTTCGAGACGTGGAGCTTCTAAGCCCACAGTGAAACCGGGAAAGGGTCCGCGACTGCGGGCCCTTTCCTTTTGCGCTACACTGCACTTTCGACAATCGAAGAGAATCACAGGCGTTGACGGGGAAGAGTAGAGGCCAATCCTCGCTTCAGAGAGCCGGGTCACGGTGAGAGCCCGGCGCAGGACGCTTCGAAATCCACCCCTGAGCCACTCGGACAAACGTTCGGCCGTCTCCACACACACGCGAATGACCTTCGCAGGCGGTCGGGGCAAGTAGACCGGGTCGGTGGCAGCCGTTACCTGCCGCACGCGAGACAGATTCGCGACTATTTGGCGACCTCGTTCGCCAGAGTCACGTACTCCACATCACCACCGTGCGGCCGGACTCGGCGCCATCGCCCAAGCGAAGAAGGGCGAGCTATGGCGCACACGAGCGAACGCATGAAGGGTGGCCTGTCAAAGGCCCCGCACCGCAGTCTGCTCAAGGCCGACGGCCTGACGGACGAGGAGATATCCCGGCCGCTGATCGCGGTCATCAACTCTCACAACGAGATCATTCCCGGGCACCTGATGCTCGACAAGATCGCCGATGCCGTGAAGGCGGGCATCTACATGGCGGGCGGCACGCCGTTCGAGATCTCCACCATCGGCGTGTGCGACGGCATCGCGATGAACCACGCCGGTATGCGCTACTCGCTCATCAGTCGTGAGGTCATCGCGGACTCGGTCGAGATCGCCGTGGCAGCTCACGCGTTCGACGCCGTTGTCATGATTCCGAACTGCGACA harbors:
- a CDS encoding discoidin domain-containing protein → VHADAAGAPCAVCHASSPRVPDVTAKTAECASCHATSGSDYHRDMATQHTYADFGPSCIAAGCHVSGSLPAEHTRFLSRYPAYSDTCALCHLNTDPARIDWDTASADCSTCHEVHGDIGVIHQAPNSATCTACHETPDVRTIHAGSPLGECAVCHNNPSRVPTLPATVDCAYCHDKAPVDTKHYPAAPHLASESGCANCHLLDMKAEHVKPTVNVTCVQCHETEVDAFTQPWDKRCMTCHSTRHGDKASKHVSTNTACSGSGCHSITDASDIHKGVQGGGCSVCHKSATSLATTTDCTAAGCHQGATGDHHASHDGQAANGVGCEGCHFRYLDDEHESLGYTCATCHSSTNTVVKNAITANDRRCLTCHPDSAHNQRQAAEFAPGNASMHRVRSDLPGMRSSFVVNGSTYTWSLPSASSFLKSGYAVNSIVTCDSCHTYSGTTGPHGATMKVNVDPAYPNPYKVVDGSESFTAQLSANSPTGMSMSKSGSSAAKIICEKCHDLNGSGSNFSNNAHAEHDDRGREGSFCNQCHVAIPHGWGRPRLLGYTTDPAAYRTWVGTSGAKDGGLARITLKSYTPNNWQKSDCGAGCSSSRHPFSGTTWPNQMAAPADPNMGGVSGKVTDQAGASVSAATVTIGGTTATTGTDGMFSVANLAAGTHSVTVAKSGYTTWTGSVSVTSGANTTLNVQLQTANVATNWALTGTATASSSYSSGTGPSRAIDGSTSSYWRSQDGNSAWLRVDLGSSRSVSKVVINWDDSRYAKDYRVETSPDGTNWTTRFSTTSASSGTKTHTFSAVEVRYVRLTCTSANDSHYRVIEFETWSF